A single Arachnia propionica DNA region contains:
- a CDS encoding M23 family metallopeptidase encodes MNHTEKASAPKRAMVEVDCSDLPDEESDLNEVVEASTTPPTRRRRRLGRVSIASGLAGLLAVGTLFSWAWYSRTSGNEAVSDQVASDAAVPEAAAEAVEQGFGHSRDSSRSGVRGNLDSAVADENAKEHDASLKSSRDSALENSANETAAEREQLMEADLKLVAAQAEKLEAEKKKAEERLNAAREALKKAGVDTSQISTDDMAAAAAGGGSMPVKENYTIGASFGQTGSWSRYHTGQDFPAPVGTPIYAAASGIVLSPTAASWAGNNVVIMHMNGGTTLYAHQSQVVVKPGQAVKAGDLIGYVGVTGRSFGAHLHFEYYPAGTTPGDVYKATDPMVFLRSQGVTIR; translated from the coding sequence TTGAACCATACGGAGAAGGCCAGTGCCCCGAAACGGGCCATGGTCGAGGTCGATTGTTCCGACCTCCCTGACGAGGAGTCCGATCTGAACGAAGTCGTGGAGGCCTCCACGACTCCCCCCACGAGGCGCCGCCGACGCCTTGGACGTGTCTCGATCGCATCCGGCCTGGCCGGGTTGCTGGCGGTCGGTACCCTGTTCAGCTGGGCCTGGTATTCCCGGACCTCCGGGAACGAGGCCGTCTCCGATCAGGTGGCCAGCGACGCCGCCGTCCCGGAGGCCGCCGCTGAAGCGGTGGAGCAGGGTTTCGGCCACTCGAGGGATTCCTCCCGCTCCGGGGTTCGCGGCAACCTGGACTCCGCCGTGGCCGATGAGAACGCCAAGGAACACGACGCCTCCCTCAAATCCTCCCGGGACAGCGCCCTGGAGAACAGCGCGAACGAAACCGCCGCTGAACGCGAGCAGCTGATGGAGGCCGACCTCAAACTCGTTGCCGCGCAGGCTGAGAAGCTCGAAGCCGAGAAGAAGAAGGCCGAGGAGCGCCTAAACGCCGCACGCGAGGCGCTCAAAAAGGCCGGTGTCGACACCTCCCAGATCTCCACCGATGACATGGCCGCCGCTGCCGCCGGGGGCGGTTCCATGCCCGTCAAGGAGAACTACACCATCGGCGCCAGCTTCGGCCAGACCGGTTCTTGGTCCCGCTACCACACGGGGCAGGATTTCCCGGCCCCCGTGGGCACCCCCATCTACGCCGCCGCGTCCGGCATCGTGCTGAGCCCCACCGCCGCATCCTGGGCCGGCAACAACGTGGTGATCATGCACATGAACGGCGGCACCACCCTGTACGCACACCAGTCCCAGGTCGTGGTGAAACCCGGACAGGCCGTCAAGGCCGGCGACCTGATCGGCTACGTCGGTGTCACGGGACGTTCCTTCGGGGCGCATCTGCACTTCGAGTACTATCCCGCAGGTACCACCCCCGGTGACGTCTACAAGGCCACCGACCCGATGGTATTCCTGCGCAGCCAGGGCGTCACCATTCGGTAA
- the pcrA gene encoding DNA helicase PcrA — translation MSDSLFPDLAAVFAPDETATPKPSPRGAARAVDERELLADLNEPQREAVVHAGSPVLVVAGAGSGKTRVLTRRIAHLVGIRGVHPGAVLAITFTNKAAAEMRDRVAGLVGNQARMMWVSTFHSACVRILRSEIDRFGIARSFSIYDDTDAKRLVSLVMRDQELDPKRFPVRAVMNAISGWKNDLVDFETAKEQASGPVKKANAEVYEDYQARLRAANALDFDDLIMTTVNLFQAFPEIREKYRRRFRHVLVDEYQDTNHAQYALIRELCGQATPSATGAPTVEPAELMVVGDSDQSIYAFRGATIRNILDFENDFPGARTIVLDQNYRSTNTVLQAANAVIARNRGRRDKALWSDLGDGAPIVGWVADTEHDEAQFVAGEIDRLVDDGRARYGDVAVFYRTNAQSRALEEVFIRVGMPYRVVGGVRFYERREIRDAIAYLRAIANPADDVSVRRILNVPKRGIGDRAVAAVSSLAGAERICFFEALSRSEEAPGLAARSAKQIRGFVDLIERHRVKMAQGDPADEILTSVLTDSGYLAELQNSTDPQDETRLENLEELVNVAAEFVAAANAVDLDEENESGLAAGMPEPDASLPAFLERIALVADSDQVPDGEQGQGVVTLMTLHTAKGLEFDTVFLTGMEEGVFPHLRAMESQDELEEERRLAYVGITRARKLLHLSRATVRVTFGQPNHNPASRFLEEIPEGLMDWRRLGEAPITWAAGNAERRSRTRDALSLGRGSGKRPTVSDLAVGDRVAHTAFGLGTVLAVHGTGPKQQVDVDFGSAGKKRLAISHAPMEKL, via the coding sequence ATGTCTGATTCCCTCTTCCCCGATCTTGCCGCCGTTTTCGCGCCCGACGAGACGGCAACCCCCAAACCCTCTCCGCGGGGTGCTGCACGGGCCGTCGACGAGAGGGAACTGCTGGCGGACCTGAACGAACCGCAACGGGAGGCCGTGGTTCACGCCGGTTCCCCCGTGCTGGTGGTGGCGGGTGCCGGTTCCGGCAAGACGAGGGTGCTGACCCGGCGCATCGCCCACCTGGTGGGGATCCGGGGGGTGCATCCCGGTGCCGTGCTGGCCATCACCTTCACCAACAAGGCCGCCGCCGAGATGCGGGATCGGGTGGCCGGGCTGGTCGGTAACCAGGCGAGGATGATGTGGGTCTCCACCTTCCACTCGGCCTGCGTGCGCATCCTGCGTTCCGAGATCGACCGGTTCGGCATCGCCAGGTCCTTCTCCATCTACGACGACACCGATGCGAAACGTCTGGTCTCGCTGGTGATGCGGGACCAGGAACTCGACCCGAAACGATTCCCGGTGCGCGCGGTTATGAACGCCATCAGCGGCTGGAAGAACGACCTGGTGGACTTCGAGACCGCGAAGGAGCAGGCCTCCGGCCCGGTGAAGAAGGCCAACGCCGAGGTTTACGAGGACTACCAGGCGCGGCTGCGGGCCGCCAACGCCCTGGACTTCGACGACCTGATCATGACCACCGTGAACCTGTTCCAGGCGTTCCCCGAGATCCGCGAGAAGTACCGCCGCAGGTTCCGTCACGTGCTGGTGGACGAGTACCAGGACACCAACCACGCCCAGTACGCGTTGATCCGCGAACTCTGCGGACAGGCCACCCCATCGGCCACGGGGGCGCCGACGGTGGAACCGGCCGAACTGATGGTGGTGGGCGACTCGGACCAGTCCATCTACGCCTTCCGGGGGGCGACGATCCGCAACATTCTCGATTTCGAGAACGACTTCCCGGGCGCCAGGACGATCGTGCTGGACCAGAACTACCGCTCCACCAACACCGTGCTCCAGGCCGCTAACGCGGTGATCGCCAGGAACCGGGGACGCCGCGACAAGGCGTTGTGGAGCGACCTGGGGGATGGCGCCCCGATCGTCGGCTGGGTTGCCGACACCGAACACGACGAGGCGCAGTTCGTGGCGGGGGAGATCGACCGGCTCGTCGACGACGGCCGTGCCCGCTACGGCGACGTCGCGGTGTTCTACCGGACCAACGCCCAGTCCCGGGCGCTCGAGGAGGTGTTCATCCGCGTCGGGATGCCCTACCGGGTGGTCGGCGGGGTGCGGTTCTACGAGCGCAGGGAGATCCGCGACGCTATCGCCTACCTGCGGGCCATCGCCAATCCCGCCGACGACGTATCGGTGCGGCGGATCCTCAACGTTCCCAAACGCGGCATCGGTGACCGGGCCGTGGCGGCGGTCTCCTCGCTGGCAGGTGCGGAACGCATCTGTTTCTTCGAGGCTCTCTCGCGCAGCGAGGAGGCACCGGGCCTGGCGGCCCGGTCGGCGAAGCAGATCCGCGGTTTTGTGGACCTGATCGAGCGGCACCGCGTGAAAATGGCCCAGGGCGATCCCGCTGACGAGATCCTCACCTCGGTGCTCACCGACTCCGGGTACCTCGCGGAGTTGCAGAACTCCACCGACCCCCAGGACGAGACGCGCCTGGAGAACCTGGAGGAGCTGGTCAACGTTGCGGCGGAGTTCGTCGCGGCCGCGAACGCCGTCGACCTCGACGAGGAGAACGAATCCGGGCTGGCGGCGGGAATGCCCGAACCCGATGCCTCGCTGCCCGCCTTCCTGGAGCGGATCGCCCTGGTGGCGGACTCCGACCAGGTGCCGGACGGGGAACAGGGGCAGGGCGTGGTGACCCTCATGACCCTGCACACCGCGAAGGGCCTGGAGTTCGACACCGTGTTCCTCACCGGCATGGAGGAGGGGGTGTTCCCCCACCTGCGCGCCATGGAGTCGCAGGACGAACTGGAGGAGGAACGCAGGCTGGCCTACGTCGGCATCACGCGGGCCCGCAAGCTGCTGCACCTCTCTCGTGCCACGGTGCGGGTCACCTTCGGACAGCCGAATCACAACCCGGCCTCCCGTTTCCTGGAGGAGATCCCGGAAGGACTGATGGACTGGCGCCGTCTCGGTGAGGCCCCCATCACGTGGGCGGCCGGCAACGCGGAGCGCAGGTCACGCACCAGGGACGCGCTGAGTCTCGGGCGGGGCAGCGGGAAACGCCCGACGGTCAGCGACCTTGCGGTCGGGGATCGCGTGGCCCACACGGCCTTCGGGCTCGGAACGGTGCTGGCCGTTCACGGCACCGGTCCGAAGCAGCAGGTGGACGTGGATTTCGGATCGGCGGGGAAGAAACGCCTCGCCATCAGCCATGCCCCGATGGAGAAGCTGTAG